The window GAAGAATCCCGTGCATTGCAATCAACGGGGCCCGTTAAGCCGGTTCCGATAATTGCAATGACCGCCAACGTATTCCGCGAGGACATCGAAAAATGCCTGGCCTCGGGCATGAACGACCATGTGGGCAAGCCCCTGGACATGAATGACGTGATGGCCAAACTGCGGAAGTATCTGTAATCCTATTGCCTTGGACATAAATTTTGAGGATCTCATTTTCTCCAAAAGGCCGGCGTAAAAATAACCAACACTGTCCACAGTTCCAGTCGGCCCGCGATCATCACAAAGGAAAAGAGCCACTTGATGTGATCCGGGAAGGCGCTGTAATTATGACGGGGCCCGATGGCGCCGAAGCCGGTTCCCACGTTGCCGGTGATGGACAGGGCCGCGCTGAAAGACGAAAAGAGATCTGTTCCCGATGCGGCGGTGACAAGGGTGGTAACAGCGACCACTATCAAATATAAAAAGAAAAAGCCCGCCACCCCGTAGATCACATCTTTGCGGCCGACTTTTTTATTCAGCTGGATGCTGAATACCCCCCTGGGATAGATGATCCGCCGCAGTTCATTTCCCATTTGTTTGAACAGCACCACATGACGTATCACCTTGATGCCGCCGGCGGTGGAACCGGAACAGCCGCCTATGAACATGAGGAAGAAAAGCACTGTCCGGGCGAAGCTGGGCCATGTTTCATAATCGGCGATTGCGGAGCCGGTGGTGGAAAGAATTGAAGCTGTCTGGTAGGAGGCATGGCGCAGGGCAGCCCCGGGGGAACCGTAAACCGGGATCAGGTTTACGGTAATAAGCGCCGCGGACACGAGAAAAATAATGAGATAGGCCCTGGCTTCGGTATTGTCCAGCACATCACGGAACCTTCCCCGAAGGAGCCGGTAATAGAGACTGAAGTTGAGCCCCGCAAGGAGCATAAAGACCGTGGAAACTCCGTCAATAAAACCGGAATTGAAATAGGCAATTCCCGCGTTCCGGGTACTGACCCCTCCTGAAGCCATCACGGTAAAGCCGTGGCAGATCGCGTCAAACCAGTTCATGCCTCCCAGGCGGTAGAGGAGCATCAAAGCGGCAGTGAGTATGCCATAGGCCAGAAAAATGAGTTTGGCAGTAACGGTTATCTTGGGGGTGATCTTTTCTTTTTCCGGCCCCGGGGTTTCCGCTTTGATAAGCTGGAAGCCGCCGACCCCCAGGACAGGCATAAGGGCCACCGTGATGAGCACAATCCCGATGCCGCCGAACCAGTGGCCGATGCTCCGCCAAAAAAGCAGGGATTGGGGGAGGGCCTCCACATCAGAGATGGTGGTGGCGCCGGTGGTCGCAAAGGAACAGGCGCTTTCAAAAATCGCATCGGTGAGGCTGATGGCATCACCCAAAAAATAGGGAATCGCCCCAAGGAGACTTGCCAATACCCAGGTCAGAAAGACCAGGAGGAAACCGTCCCTGGCGTTCAGGTGGAGATTTTTTTTCCGCAGCGAGAGAAGGCTCAGGCCGGCCAGGACGGAAACAATCCCCATGGGAAAGGCGAAGGCCCGGATCATGGCGGTCTCTCCGTTGGCAATAGCGATGACAAGCGAAGGGGCCATAATGATCGCTATGATACCCAGCAGTATTATCAAAAAGCGGAGAAGGATGAATTGTTTTGCGAATCGGGATATCTTCATTTTATTCAGGTGGGCCCAAAGAATTTTTCGACTTCCGCCTGGCTGCCGGTCTTGGCGATAAGGACGATGCGATCCCCCCGGCCGAAAATATAATCGCCCCGGGGTATGAAGGAATTGCCGTCCCGGTTTACCAGCATTACCAGGCCCCCGGCGGAAAATTTCAAGTCGGAAATGGGTTTGTCCAGCGCCGGCACATCCTTTCCGATTTCAATCTCCATGATATCCACGCTTCCGTCCCCTATGCGGTGCACCTCTTTAACCCCGCTGCCCATAAGGTGGGAGAGGATGGAATCCACCACCACCGACTTCATGGGGATTACCACATCCACCCCAAGCTGCCTTGCCATGGCGGCGTAGCCCGAACCGGTAACCATGGCGATAGTCCGGGCAATGCCCCGGGATTTAAGGTACACCGCAGTGATAATATTGAGTTCCTGATTGTTTGTAGTGGTGATCAGCAGATCCAGATCGTCAAGCTGCTCTTCGGTTACAAAGCTTTCGTCCGATATATCCTCGTTAAGGACCAAAGCTTCGGGAAAACGGGCCGCCAGCTCTTTGCAGAGTTTATAGTCCTGTTCAATAATGACAATTCTGCGGCTGTTCCGGGGGATCAGGGTTCTCAGCAGGGGAAAGAGAATATTCCTTTTGCCCTTTTCTTTTTCCTGCTGATCCGGTTTATCAAAGGCCCCGTGCTTGGAGACAAGCCCTTCGGCGATAAGGGAACCGACCTTGCCGCCCCCCACGATACCGATCTTGCGGATGGGCTTATCGGTGCTCCCCGCAAATTTGAAGATCCGCGGCATATCCCTTCCGTTGGCAAGGATATGCACCCGGTCCCCCTTGGCAAGAACCGTAGAGCCGGACGGCAGCAATACTTCCCTGTTCCGTTCAACCAGGGTAACGAGGCTTTCCTCCTTAACCAGGGAACGGTAGTCCTTAAGGCCAAGCCCGTCAAAAGCGCTGTCCGGGGTCACGTCAATGGAACCAAGTTCGTAGGGGGTGTTGGAAAAAGAAATGATGTCCCCAAGGGCGCCATGTTCGATAGCGTTGATGATTGAACGGGAAGCCTCCACATCGGGATGAATAAAGTGATCGATGCCGAGGATGCGGCGATCCGCAGATTCCTGGCGTTTCAGCTGGAGATAGTCGTCGTTCCTGACCCGTGCGATTTTAAGGAGATCCGGGAACAGGGAAGCGGCGAGGCCGCAGATGATCATGTTGACTTCGTCCGAATCGGTGACACAGACCAGGGCATCGGCCCTGGCGATACCCGCATCCTTCAGGGCTTTGATGCTGTTTCCCTCATCATGGATAACCATGCAGTCGAGGTGGTTCGAGGCATGCCGGGCACGCTCTTCGTCTGATTCAATTATGGAAACATCGTGTTTTTCCTGAACGAGATGCTTTGCCAGCTGTGTGCCTACAAGTCCGGCGCCGACTATAACTATACGCATTGCGCTCATTATAGAAGAAAAAATCTCTTTGTTGAATTACCCGGCAAAGAGAATGTTATTCCAAGATAGTCCGAAGGAAGGGGGCGGTACCTTAAACACGCGATATTATTACCCCCACTACCGGGCCGCCGGGCTTTGAAATCGCCCCAGTACCTGCATTTGAAAGTGAAACTGCGCCCATCTTTGGAAATGCAATACAGGGGATCATCGGTATGTTCAATCCGGTATAAATCTTCCTTCATACAGGCTTTCTGCACATACTCGTGGATAGCACAGCCAAAAGTGGTCTGAAAGTCTATTTGTAATTTTGTGCCTCCCATACCCCGCTGCTCCCACTACTGGTATCCGTGGTCAGACAAGCCGTAGTTAGCTCCCGCGAACCATTCGGACTTATATCCAGTACAATAAATCATTTTGCCGATTCATTCAAAAGAATCCCGATCTCTCTCAAGCTCCACAATGAATTTGGCAATCAGCGCCCTAAAATTTTTCTATCATAGTGTGCTTCAAAGAAAAATCATAGAAGAACAACGCCGCCCAAAACTTGATGAACGCCTACCGTCCATATTGTCAAAGTCGGAGATCAATACTATCCTGGAATACGAAAAAAATCCAAAACACAACCTATTGATAATGCTTGCTTATTCTTCAGGACTACGGGTCAGCGAAGTAGTATCTCTAAAAATAGGACACATTGATTTTTCCCGGAATTCAATATTATCTAGCCGTGCAGCATCCTTCATAAATGAATACATTTCCATTTACGGCATTAAAGATTGGCTGTTCTCAGCCAAGCAGCCATCTTTCAATCCGCTCCGCCCAAAGCATATTCAACAAAGCCGTGGCAAAGGCTGGCATTCAAAAGGATGTTTCCATCCACAGTCTTCGGCACACCTTCGCCACCCATCTCCTGGAAAACGGAGTAGACATCAAATACATCCAGGAACTCCTCGGTCACGCCTTCCTCAAAACAACCGAACGTTACACCCACGTAGCCCGCCGCAACGTCCTCAAGATAAAAAGCCCCCTCGACGATTTCGGCCCTGCCGCCGACTAATTCCCCCTCTACGCAAATACACATAAAAGGAGTTAGATGCCATTGCCCTAAAATTTGTAGGGAAATCAAGAAAAATTTAAGAAAATCGAATAAAATCTCTTGACATATACGATATACTATCGTATACTATATCATATGAAAGTAACAGCAATTATTGAAGACACATTAGTAAATGACGTAAAGGAATTTACCCACAGTTCAACCGTTACCGAAGCAATAACCATTGCTTTGCGGGATTGGATAGATATTTATAATATCAAAGAACTCAATAAAGAAATATCCAAAAAACCTATAATCATCGAACATGGGGACAAAATTCGAGAGGCAAACAGAAGAACATGATAATATTGGATACATCTGTTTGGATTGAATTTCTCAAAAAACATGAACCATATTTTACAATAATAGCACCGTTATTAGAGGAAAAGGCAGTATTAGCGGTCGAATGTGTCTTTGGGGAATTATTGCAGGGAGTAAGAAAAGAAGGAGAGCAAAATACCATTTTAGGGTATTGGAGACATTTGTCAAAAATTGAATATAATGAAATAATAATAGAGGCAGGAATATATTCAAATAAAAATAAATTAATAGACAAAGGAGTTGGTTTAATAGACGCAATCATATTACTACATGGAATAAAAAGTCAATCAAAAATATGGACACTTGATAGTAATTTTTTCAAAGTAATACCGAAAGAACTAATATATCTCGGTAAAAGTACGGGCAACAGCGCATAACCAGGCTGTCGATTTAATATATTTTTAAAATAGTAATTTCCCCAAATAATTCAATTCAGAAATAATTTTTATTTAATTTTAAATTCAGACAAATAAATGATCTTTTATACGAATTACAGGCATATTTCTTTTATTATTCCGCTTAATTACCATATCCAAGCTCCAGAGGGTGTATACATTTGGCAATATTATGTACCATACAGAATAGCAGCCATTGAATGTTAACCTTTCCCTTTGAACGCAGGCTAAAGCGGTTCATGCCTTTGCAATACGTAATATCCGCAAAGACCGGCTCTATTATCTGCATCCTCCGGGAATATAGTTCCCGGTAGGCAGGATCGTCTATCTTATTCCGCATCTTGTCACTAAGATTTTCAATATTCTTTGAAGCAGGGAGATATAATGTCCGCATATGGGTTTTGCCTCCGCGGGAAGCGACACACCGTGAAAGAAACTTACAATACTTGCAATCACCGGGGGAAGCCTGATACTTGTCCCCGCTATTCCGGTTTAGTTTTACAAAGCCTTTGTATATAAGTACTTTTTTATTAGGACAAATAAAGGTATTGTTTTCTTTGTTATAGGTAAAATCATGGGCAGTGAACCGATTCACTTTATGACCTTTGCGATTATCAAAATAGGGATCCCGCCTGCGGAATTGCTGGTCCGGGATAAGCACGTTGATATTTCGTTTTTTTGCCTCCTGTAAATTATTCTCGGAAAAAAATCCCGTGTCTCCTGTAACAAGTGATTTTTTGAGGGGTTCTTCTTTCCCCGTCACTGTCCGCATATTCTCTTCAAGGGAATCAAGCATTTGGGGAAAATGCTGGCTCTCACTCCCTGAACCGAATGCTTCTGCCGAAACTATGATTTGATGAGCTGAATCAGCTATGGCGATGCCATTATATCCCTGAATATAGCCGTGGGAACTTTTAATCCGCGCACTCTCGCCGTCAGTGATATTTGACTGCACTTCCCCTGCAGAACTGCCTATGCGTTTTTCCGCTGTTTTAAGGAAGGCATCCAGTTTGGCTATTTTCCTTTCTATACGGTCTATATGCCGCTGTCTCCTTTCCTCGTCATCCCCCATGGTCTTTTTAAAGGGTTTTTGTATCTTCTTTGCCGATTCGCTTTTATCCAGTTCTTTATGCTGTTCTATTATCCTGGAAGCTAATTTTTGAAGATCTGTCCTTTTCTTTTTAAGTTCCCCAATACTGCCGGACCATTCACGGGAAGCATTGGAAGGTAATTTGCAGCCGTCTATGGCGAACATTTCTCCATTTATTAACCCTAATTGGCTACACTGGATAAGTATTTGTGTAAATAAGTCTTTTATTGCATCGCTATTTGAGGAAATAAAATGGGCGATAGTATCATGATCCGGTTCAGCATCAGAGGCAAGGGCTTTAATTACCACATTAGTTTTGGCAGCCTGCTCAATAGGACGGGAGGTGATAATTCCCCTTGAATAACAATAGAAGATTATTTTTAATAAAACAGAGGGATTATAAGCCGGCGCTCCCTTTTCATCATTGTTATATGCAAGACAGAATAATGAAAGGTCTGTTCTATCAATTAAATAATCCAGGGTCCACTCAAAGGAACCGGGAAGCAGCTGGTCTTTGAGATTAACATTGAGAAATAAGCCCTGGGAAGGGTCTTGGTATTTATATCGTGCCATAATAATTGAATTATATCACGAAGATTAAATCTGGTCGATCCTTTTTTAAGTAAAATTATTTTTTTGTTACAATACTTCTTTTTATATTAATCCGACAGTCTCAACAGATTGTATACGCTTCGTCGCTGCGCTCCTCGGCCTTCACAAAACCCCAGTCGGCGCAGTAGCGCCTTTGTGGGGTTTTGTTCCGGCAAAGTTTGCCAGCCCTGGTCTTGCTTCGCAAGCCCTTATCCGGGCTGGCAAACCTTCGTATACAATCAATACGTCTATGAGAAAAGTCAAGCAGGAATTTGATAATTTTCTTGAAAAACGATATTATTCCTTTCAAGAAGCTTTTTGTATTCCAGCATCTTTTTACCGTGAAGCCGTGGATTTATATAGCGGTGGTATTCATTCTTCTTAAGCACCTGATATATCTCGGTAAATACCCTCCGGCATAAAGCCATGCGAACAACTCCTTTCTTCTTGTAAGCACTAAGCCTCCCATACCAGGCGTTTAATTTCTTGTTCGAATCCCTGAAATGGTTAAGCGACTGGGAAAGCAGCGTGATTGACAGCTTCCTCCCCGCCTTGTTGGTGGATTTAATAATCGTGTGCTCATTGGAACTTTCCACCCTGGGGGCGCTTCTCAGGTAGGAAGCGAATTTCTTTGAGTTCTTAAAACGGGAAACATCGATAATATCGGCAATGATGGCAAGGGCGGTAATTACGCTTAGGCCGGACAGGGAGGAGAGAATATCAATCTCCTTCATGAAAGGCGCCCCGGCTATCTTGATCCGTTCTTCAAGAATGCCAAACGAGGATTCAAGCCGCTCCAGAGAGTCCATCCAGAAATTAATCTGGAAGGAAAGGATCTGGTCCTGGGAAATGGAACAGATGGCTTTCCGTGTTTTCTTCCCGAAGATGTATTCCTTGGTAAAAGGATACAGGTTCTCTTTTAGGAGTGAATGTATGCGGTTTTTGGTTTGGGTAATCTGCTTCCTGATAATCCTGTAGCTTGCAAAGAGGGAACGCAAGTCGCTGATCGCCTTGGAGGGATCGTAACGCCGACGATAAGCTTTTCCCCGCCCAAAACCTGGAGCTTGAGCATCCTGGCCAATTTGTCYGCGTCAACCTTGTCCGTCTTTTTYTCCGACAGATTGATGTTTTTAAGCTGATAGGTYTTGGCTATAATGACTTCCTGGACCGCGTGCCGAAACAGCTTCGCGAAGGCAAAGGTGTTTATGGTCGCTTCAATAAGGACAATGGTATCCTTGGTCAAAGTCTTGTAGAACCCCTTCAGATCCTCCGGACTGAGCTCGAAAGTCCGCATGGTTTTCTCCTTGCTGTCCTCATTGAGATAACAGCAGGTGAACCGGTTGGTGTGCAAATCAATCCCTACAAATTGCATAAAACCCTCCAGCTAAATAAAATCAAGATTCGGAAGAAAAACGGCACATTGCCAAACGTCTATACGGGGTAATAATGTGATTAGGACTATTCCCCAAAAAGCGATGCGGTCGCCGGCTGTTATTCGTTAGTACGGGGTCAAGRTTCCTTGCCTCAGTTCTGGCTACAACCAGCAATCGTTCTTACCGAATTGCCTTTATTATACCAGRTTCCYCATCTTCTTTCATCATAGCTTCGTTAGACGAAATGGGGCTAATTTTTTTTAACGAAAAGATATTGACAAAATTTTTTTGGTCAATATAAAATAACTAAAATAAATGGGGGATTAAGATGGCAAATGAAAATCCTGGTTGCTTTTCGGGCTTTCGGTTTGGCTGTGGACTTATTTTCGGTATAATTATAGTCATCATTATACTTATAACTGTATTTGCAGGCGGATTTTGAAAATGTTAAAAAAAACGGTGTTTTGTATATTTTGCCTTTCTGTAATATCGTTAGGTATATTTGCTCAAAATGACGATGATTCACAAAATAATGAAAATCAGGGTGTTACTGTAGAAATCGCAAAAGAAGCATGGGGATTATATGTCCAATATAGAAGGCTAACAAATGAAGTTAAAAATTATTGGGAAAATGAAATTGAAACGGGTTTAAGAGATGGTAAATATACAAATAACATTAGGCTTTCTCAATATCAACGTATCAAAAATATTTTTGATAGACTGCTGACATCTCAATACCTTAGGAGAGATGTGAATAAATATAATTGGAGAATTTATTTACAAAACACGAATTCGTTAAACGCATTTGCGGCTATAGACGGTATCATAATAATAAATAAGGGGATAGTCGATTTTTGTCAAAATGATGATGAATTAGCCATCATTATTGGACATGAGATAGCTCATATGACAGAAGATCATGTAAAGAAACAATTGGGGGCAAGGATCGTTAAAGAACCAATTATAGAGCACATATCATCATTTATAGCACAACGGAAAAATAAAAGATTAAATACAGAAGAAATTTCAGACAAAGAAATTTCTGATAAAGAAATGTTTCAATTAGTCTTTGGTTTGGCAGGAGAATTGGCATTATTAAAATATAGTAGATCGCAGGAAGAGAAAGCCGATGAGGAAGGAGCAAAATTTGCTGCCAGTGTAGGTTATGATACGGAAAAAGGATATGATTTATGGTCTAGGATGGCATTAAATTCTAGTAATGGATGGTCAAATTTTTTGAGTACCCACCCAAATTCTGATCATAGAGCAAAAGAGTTTCTTAATGGTAATTATAAAAGAAAATATTATCGAGCATATACCGGTGAATAATATGTTACTGTAGTACGCCCCACTTCGCTTAACCAGGCTGCAGAAAAAGCCCCTTTTTGACAAAAAGGAATTTACAAAAATAAAAAGCCATGATAAAATGGTAAATCATGGCAAGATATAAAAAAACAAATAAAGAGCAGGGGCTCTTTACAGCAGTAAACTTAAAAGATCAAATAGTTCCGGGAACATTTGAGCATACGTTGCAGGAATTATTTGATAAAAAGATAGATCTTGGTATATTCGACCGAAAGTATAACAACGATGAAACCGGGGCGGGTGCAATTGAGCCCCGTATTCTACTGAAAATTGTCCTCTATAGCTATTCATTAGGGGTAATCACTTCACGAAAGATAGCGAAAATGTGCCATGACAACATGGTAGTTAAGGCCTTGGCAGAAGATGCGGAACCCCATTACACTACAATTTCAAATTTTATATCGGGAATGAGCGGAGAGATTGAAAAACTATTCACCGAAGTGCTTATGGTATGCTCTGAAATGGGATTGATAAAAGGGAAAATGTTTGCCATAGACGGCTGCCGACTTCCTTCGAATGCGGCAAAGGAATGGTCAGGGATAAAAAAGGAATTAAAGAAAAAATATGACAAAATAAAGGCGATGTGCGAAAAGATAGTGGAAGAACATAAAAACAAGGACCGGATATCGGCAAAGGAACAGGAAAGGGAAGAAGAGAAGTTGGAACGGCTGGAAGCGGCGGCTTCTCGGATACGAAACTTTATATTAACCCAGGAAGAACGGAAAGGAGCCGGGGGAGAGACGGTAAAATCGAATATAACCGATAATGAAAGCGGGAAAATAAAAGGGCCCCACGGTTATATACAAGGGTATAACGGGCTTGCGGTAGCGGACAGCAAGAATCAGGTAATAATAGCCGCTGACGCGAACGGAAGCGCAGCGGAAGGACAATATTTTGTCCGTATAAAGACAAATGCATACGGAGCAAAAAGAAAAACTACAGGACATTATATATACCGGTGAGAGAATATGAAAGAAACCTTTCACAGGAAATGCGGGAAAAGATAGACAAGAAAGAATACCGGAAGATATACAGCAAGAGGATGCAAATAATCGAACCGGTATTTGCGGATATTACGTATTGCAAAGGGATGGACAGGTTTACGATGAGGAGTAAAGCGAAAGTAGACATACAGTGGAAACTATATTGCATAATGCATAACATAGGCAAATTCCAGCAGGCAAAAGGGAAGAAAAATGCGGTATAAGGAAGATAACAGGAAGAAAAAAGCGAATAAAATGTCTTATTTGAATATTCGTTTCAAAGTTCTGAATAATAATATGATTATAAATCAATACGAGTAAAAAAATACTATTTAGGTTTTAATTCAGATGATAAAAGCAAGGTTTTTCAGCAGTCTCAACCAGACTGCAGAAAAAGCCCTTTTTTGGCAAAAAGGAATTTACAAAAATAAAAAGCCATGATAGAATAGCAAATCATGGCAAGATATAAAAAAACAAATAAAGAGCAGGGGCTCTTTATAGGTATTCGTCCGACAACTTCAACAGGTCTGTGCAAGTTTTTTCACCTTAGTCTGCAAAAATATGGACGTGTCCGAATTTTTGTGTAAATGGCAATGAATTATTTAGAACGGAACCCGTTCATTGCCAAAAATAATAGCGAATTGGTTGAGCGCCATCCCCCAATCCCGTACCGGCATTGTCCATTTCTCTGACGCATTCCTAATTGCCAAATACAATATCTTAAATATAGCATCATCGTTCGGAAATGTCGAGCGGTTTTTTGTGACTTTTCGCAGCTGGTAATTTAATGACTCAATTGCATTTGTCGTGTAAATTGCCTTGCGGATTTCAGGCGGGTATTTAAAGAACTCGCTTAAGTCATCCCAGTGGGTATCCCAGGACTGGTATATCATCGGGTACTTGGCATCCCATATCTTGCCGAATTCTTCCAGTGCGTCACGGCCGGCTTCCTCGGTGGCTGCCGAATATATGGCCTTAAGATCGGCACAGATTTTTTTCAGGTCTTTCCAGGAAACAAACTTGGTGGAATTACGCACCATGTGGACAATGCACAATTGGATACGGGTCTTGGGAAATACTGCCCGAACCGCTTCGGGACGTGTCCGAATTTTTGTGTAAATGGCAATGAATTATTTAGAACGGAACCCGTTCATTGCCAAAAATAATAGCGAATTGGTTGAGCGCCATCCCCCAATCCCGTACCGGCATTGTCCATTTCTCTGACGCATTCCTAATTGCCAAATACAATATCTTAAATATAGCATCATCGTTCGGAAATGTCGAGCGGTTTTTTGTGACTTTTCGCAGCTGGTAATTTAATGACTCAATTGCATTTGTCGTGTAAATTGCCTTGCGGATTTCAGGCGGGTATTTAAAGAACTCGCTTAAGTCATCCCAGTGGGTATCCCAGGACTGGTATATCATCGGGTACTTGGCATCCCATATCTTGCCGAATTCTTCCAGTGCGTCACGGCCGGCTTCCTCGGTGGCTGCCGAATATATGGCCTTAAGATCGGCACAGATTTTTTTCAGGTCTTTCCAGGAAACAAACTTGGTGGAATTACGCACCATGTGGACAATGCACAATTGGATACGGGTCTTGGGAAATACTGCCCGAACCGCTTCGGGGAAACCGGTAAGGCCGTCCATGCAAGCGATGAGTATGTCTTCCACTCCCCGGTTCTTTATTTCGTTCAGGACGCCCATCCAGAACTTAGCCCCTTCGTTCTCCGCTATCCAAAGGCCCAATACCTCCTTCTGACCCTCGAAATTCACTCCCAGAGCCACATAGACGCTCTTGGTACAGCTTTTCCCGTCCTGTTTGGTCTTGACCCTCAGGGCGTCCAAATACACGATGGCATAAGATTTTTCCAGCTGCCGATTCTGCCACTCCTTCACTTCTTCCATCACCGCTGCAGTGACACGGCTTATCAATTCAGGGGAGACTTCCACGTTATATATTTTTTCCAGGTGTGATTTAATATCCCGGTCGGTCATCCCAAAGGAATACATCGAAATAACCTGGTCGTTAAATATAGGGAGCCGTCTTTGGTGTTTCGCCAGTATCTTGGGTTCGAACGTTCCATTGCGGTCCCGTGGTACCTGTATCACTGCACTCTGATTCTCTGTCAGGACTGTCTTTTCACTGTACCCGTTTCGGCTGTCCCCCGAATTGTCCCCGGCGTTGGAATTCTTTTCATACCCCAAATGCTCGTCCATTTCAGCATTCATGACACGGCTTAGCAGCTTCCCTGTCAGATGCTTTAATAATCCTTCCTGTCCAAGGATTTCTTCCTGGGTCATTCCTTTAAGGTCTATCTGATCGAGTATTTGGTCGATCAGATCCTTCTCTTTCAGTTTTCGTGTACTGGCCATTTTGTCTCCTTGGTATTTCTACCATATTTTGGCCATTTACACAAACTTCAGGACAGGCCCCCGCTTCGGGGAAACCGGTAAGGCCGTCCATGCAAGCGATGAGTATGTCTTCCACTCCCCGGTTCTTTATTTCGTTCAGGACGCCCATCCAGAACTTAGCCCCTTCGTTCTCCGCTATCCAAAGGCCCAATACCTCCTTCTGACCCTCGAAATTCACTCCCAGAGCCACATAGACGCTCTTGGTACAGCTTTTCCCGTCCTGTTTGGTCTTGACCCTCAGGGCGTCCAAATACACGATGGCATAAGATTTTTCCAGCTGCCGATTCTGCCACTCCTTCA is drawn from Leadbettera azotonutricia ZAS-9 and contains these coding sequences:
- a CDS encoding IS110 family transposase, whose amino-acid sequence is MQFVGIDLHTNRFTCCYLNEDSKEKTMRTFELSPEDLKGFYKTLTKDTIVLIEATINTFAFAKLFRHAVQEVIIAKTYQLKNINLSEKKTDKVDADKLARMLKLQVLGGEKLIVGVTIPPRRSATCVPSLQATGLSGSRLPKPKTAYIHS
- a CDS encoding transposase, whose product is MRSLFASYRIIRKQITQTKNRIHSLLKENLYPFTKEYIFGKKTRKAICSISQDQILSFQINFWMDSLERLESSFGILEERIKIAGAPFMKEIDILSSLSGLSVITALAIIADIIDVSRFKNSKKFASYLRSAPRVESSNEHTIIKSTNKAGRKLSITLLSQSLNHFRDSNKKLNAWYGRLSAYKKKGVVRMALCRRVFTEIYQVLKKNEYHRYINPRLHGKKMLEYKKLLERNNIVFQENYQIPA
- a CDS encoding TrkH family potassium uptake protein, which gives rise to MAPSLVIAIANGETAMIRAFAFPMGIVSVLAGLSLLSLRKKNLHLNARDGFLLVFLTWVLASLLGAIPYFLGDAISLTDAIFESACSFATTGATTISDVEALPQSLLFWRSIGHWFGGIGIVLITVALMPVLGVGGFQLIKAETPGPEKEKITPKITVTAKLIFLAYGILTAALMLLYRLGGMNWFDAICHGFTVMASGGVSTRNAGIAYFNSGFIDGVSTVFMLLAGLNFSLYYRLLRGRFRDVLDNTEARAYLIIFLVSAALITVNLIPVYGSPGAALRHASYQTASILSTTGSAIADYETWPSFARTVLFFLMFIGGCSGSTAGGIKVIRHVVLFKQMGNELRRIIYPRGVFSIQLNKKVGRKDVIYGVAGFFFLYLIVVAVTTLVTAASGTDLFSSFSAALSITGNVGTGFGAIGPRHNYSAFPDHIKWLFSFVMIAGRLELWTVLVIFTPAFWRK
- a CDS encoding tyrosine-type recombinase/integrase, with translation MNTFPFTALKIGCSQPSSHLSIRSAQSIFNKAVAKAGIQKDVSIHSLRHTFATHLLENGVDIKYIQELLGHAFLKTTERYTHVARRNVLKIKSPLDDFGPAAD
- a CDS encoding IS1182 family transposase, which codes for MARYKYQDPSQGLFLNVNLKDQLLPGSFEWTLDYLIDRTDLSLFCLAYNNDEKGAPAYNPSVLLKIIFYCYSRGIITSRPIEQAAKTNVVIKALASDAEPDHDTIAHFISSNSDAIKDLFTQILIQCSQLGLINGEMFAIDGCKLPSNASREWSGSIGELKKKRTDLQKLASRIIEQHKELDKSESAKKIQKPFKKTMGDDEERRQRHIDRIERKIAKLDAFLKTAEKRIGSSAGEVQSNITDGESARIKSSHGYIQGYNGIAIADSAHQIIVSAEAFGSGSESQHFPQMLDSLEENMRTVTGKEEPLKKSLVTGDTGFFSENNLQEAKKRNINVLIPDQQFRRRDPYFDNRKGHKVNRFTAHDFTYNKENNTFICPNKKVLIYKGFVKLNRNSGDKYQASPGDCKYCKFLSRCVASRGGKTHMRTLYLPASKNIENLSDKMRNKIDDPAYRELYSRRMQIIEPVFADITYCKGMNRFSLRSKGKVNIQWLLFCMVHNIAKCIHPLELGYGN
- a CDS encoding PIN domain-containing protein, encoding MIILDTSVWIEFLKKHEPYFTIIAPLLEEKAVLAVECVFGELLQGVRKEGEQNTILGYWRHLSKIEYNEIIIEAGIYSNKNKLIDKGVGLIDAIILLHGIKSQSKIWTLDSNFFKVIPKELIYLGKSTGNSA
- a CDS encoding Trk system potassium transport protein TrkA, whose translation is MRIVIVGAGLVGTQLAKHLVQEKHDVSIIESDEERARHASNHLDCMVIHDEGNSIKALKDAGIARADALVCVTDSDEVNMIICGLAASLFPDLLKIARVRNDDYLQLKRQESADRRILGIDHFIHPDVEASRSIINAIEHGALGDIISFSNTPYELGSIDVTPDSAFDGLGLKDYRSLVKEESLVTLVERNREVLLPSGSTVLAKGDRVHILANGRDMPRIFKFAGSTDKPIRKIGIVGGGKVGSLIAEGLVSKHGAFDKPDQQEKEKGKRNILFPLLRTLIPRNSRRIVIIEQDYKLCKELAARFPEALVLNEDISDESFVTEEQLDDLDLLITTTNNQELNIITAVYLKSRGIARTIAMVTGSGYAAMARQLGVDVVIPMKSVVVDSILSHLMGSGVKEVHRIGDGSVDIMEIEIGKDVPALDKPISDLKFSAGGLVMLVNRDGNSFIPRGDYIFGRGDRIVLIAKTGSQAEVEKFFGPT
- a CDS encoding M48 family metalloprotease, coding for MLKKTVFCIFCLSVISLGIFAQNDDDSQNNENQGVTVEIAKEAWGLYVQYRRLTNEVKNYWENEIETGLRDGKYTNNIRLSQYQRIKNIFDRLLTSQYLRRDVNKYNWRIYLQNTNSLNAFAAIDGIIIINKGIVDFCQNDDELAIIIGHEIAHMTEDHVKKQLGARIVKEPIIEHISSFIAQRKNKRLNTEEISDKEISDKEMFQLVFGLAGELALLKYSRSQEEKADEEGAKFAASVGYDTEKGYDLWSRMALNSSNGWSNFLSTHPNSDHRAKEFLNGNYKRKYYRAYTGE